Proteins encoded in a region of the Sugiyamaella lignohabitans strain CBS 10342 chromosome B, complete sequence genome:
- the RPT6 gene encoding proteasome regulatory particle base subunit RPT6 (ATPase of the 19S regulatory particle of the 26S proteasome; one of six ATPases of the regulatory particle; involved in the degradation of ubiquitinated substrates; bound by ubiquitin-protein ligases Ubr1p and Ufd4p; localized mainly to the nucleus throughout the cell cycle; protein abundance increases in response to DNA replication stress; GO_component: GO:0005737 - cytoplasm [Evidence IEA,IEA,IEA]; GO_component: GO:0005634 - nucleus [Evidence IEA,IEA]; GO_component: GO:0005634 - nucleus [Evidence IDA] [PMID 10419517]; GO_component: GO:0000502 - proteasome complex [Evidence IEA]; GO_component: GO:0008540 - proteasome regulatory particle, base subcomplex [Evidence IDA] [PMID 11742986]; GO_component: GO:0008540 - proteasome regulatory particle, base subcomplex [Evidence IDA] [PMID 9741626]; GO_component: GO:0034515 - proteasome storage granule [Evidence IDA] [PMID 18504300]; GO_function: GO:0005524 - ATP binding [Evidence IEA,IEA]; GO_function: GO:0016887 - ATPase activity [Evidence ISS] [PMID 9287326]; GO_function: GO:0016787 - hydrolase activity [Evidence IEA]; GO_function: GO:0017111 - nucleoside-triphosphatase activity [Evidence IEA]; GO_function: GO:0000166 - nucleotide binding [Evidence IEA,IEA]; GO_function: GO:0019904 - protein domain specific binding [Evidence IDA] [PMID 7870180]; GO_process: GO:0006338 - chromatin remodeling [Evidence IMP] [PMID 20855529]; GO_process: GO:0043433 - negative regulation of sequence-specific DNA binding transcription factor activity [Evidence IMP] [PMID 17167105]; GO_process: GO:0070651 - nonfunctional rRNA decay [Evidence IMP] [PMID 22505030]; GO_process: GO:0006289 - nucleotide-excision repair [Evidence IGI] [PMID 11410533]; GO_process: GO:0045899 - positive regulation of RNA polymerase II transcriptional preinitiation complex assembly [Evidence IGI] [PMID 16269334]; GO_process: GO:0045899 - positive regulation of RNA polymerase II transcriptional preinitiation complex assembly [Evidence IMP] [PMID 19843524]; GO_process: GO:0051091 - positive regulation of sequence-specific DNA binding transcription factor activity [Evidence IMP] [PMID 16269334]; GO_process: GO:0032968 - positive regulation of transcription elongation from RNA polymerase II promoter [Evidence IMP] [PMID 11389845]; GO_process: GO:0070682 - proteasome regulatory particle assembly [Evidence IMP] [PMID 19412160]; GO_process: GO:0043161 - proteasome-mediated ubiquitin-dependent protein catabolic process [Evidence IPI] [PMID 10688918]; GO_process: GO:0030163 - protein catabolic process [Evidence IEA]) — MATAVAASSVPQPATSSNATGSTKLSGQKSNAESGVVPFFAQKIEETEFQINEKTQNLRRLEAQRNALNAKVRLLKEELQLLQEPGSYVGEVVKVMGKEKVLVKVHPEGKYVVDIASDIDIKKITPSLRVCLRSDSYQLHQILPNKVDPLVSLMMVEKVPDSTFDMVGGLDKQIKEIKEVIELPVKHPELFESLGIAQPKGVILYGPPGTGKTLLARAVAHHTECKFIRVSGSELVQKYIGEGSRMVRELFVMAREHAPSIIFMDEIDSIGSSRVEGSSGGDSEVQRTMLELLNQLDGFESSKDIKIIMATNRLDILDPALLRPGRIDRKIEFPPPTVEARTDILRIHSRSMNLTRGINLRKIAEKMNGCSGAEVKGVCTEADIGTPNPLALFITAAEEAPRGRFDVCLTETPFGDEAAVDKSSSIATIARRCRFDGRADAIGVELRDAPGAGEPRFLSDPDIPAVIAVEEAILELARAPLLPLVAPGPCVDSLPAGTDPCLVDGAESVLYEEYRPFDADGDAGARSPSSSSFLISSFSFLTCLEII, encoded by the exons AtggcaacagcagtggCGGCTTCGTCAGTGCCTCAACCGGCTACTAGCAGTAATGCGACCGGATCCACTAAACTTAGTGGCCAAAAGTCGAATGCCGAGAGTGGCGTGGTTCCTTTTTTTGCAcaaaaaattgaagaaaCCGAGTTTCAAATCAATGAAAAGACCCAGAACTTGAGACGTCTCGAGGCCCAGCGCAACGCACTTAATGCCAAAGTGCGTCTATTGAAGGAAGAACTTCAACTGTTACAAGAACCTGGGTCATATGTTGGAGAAGTGGTTAAAGTCATGGGAAAGGAAAAAGTTCTTGTTAAAGTCCATCCCGAGGGGAAATACGTGGTTGATATCGCGTCGGATATCGATATTAAAAAGATCACTCCCAGTCTTCGAGTGTGTCTGCGATCCGATTCGTACCAATTACACCAGATCTTGCCTAATAAAGTGGATCCTCTGGTGTCTTTGATGATGGTGGAAAAGGTTCCTGACAGTACTTTTGACATGGTCGGTGGTTTAGATAAACAGATCAAGGAGATTAAAGAGGTCATTGAACTGCCTGTTAAGCATCCTGAACTTTTTGAGTCACTTGGAATTGCCCAACCTAAAGGTGTAATTCTGTATGGACCTCCTGGTACCGGAAAGACTCTGTTGGCCCGTGCTGTGGCCCATCATACCGAATGTAAATTTATTCGTGTCAGCGGTTCCGAGCTGGTACAAAAGTATATCGGTGAGGGTTCGAGAATGGTCCGTGAGTTGTTTGTTATGGCCCGTGAGCATGCTCCCAGTATTATTTTCATGGACGAGATCGATTCCATTGGATCCAGTCGTGTAGAGGGTTCGAGCGGTGGTGATTCCGAAGTACAAAGAACCATGTTGGAGTTATTAAACCAGTTGGACGGATTCGAGTCTTCTAAAGATATCAAGATCATTATGGCCACCAATCGTCTGGATATTCTAGATCCTGCTCTGTTAAGGCCTGGTCGTATCGACCGTAAAATCGAGTTCCCTCCACCCACTGTTGAGGCCCGTACCGATATTCTGCGGATCCACTCGCGATCTATGAACCTGACCCGTGGCATCAATCTCCGCAAGATTGCCGAGAAAATGAACGGCTGCTCCGGTGCCGAAGTCAAGGGTGTCTGTACCGAAGCCG ACATCGGGACACCTAATCCATTAGCGCTGTTcataacagcagcagaagaagcaccaAGAGGTCGGTTCGATGTATGTTTAACAGAAACTCCATTTGGagacgaagctgctgtcGATAAATCATCATCCATTGCCACCATTGCAAGACGTTGTCGTTTTGATGGCCGAGCTGATGCCATTGGAGTGGAACTCCGTGACGCGCCAGGAGCTGGTGAACCCCGTTTCCTGTCTGATCCCGATATTCCAGCAGTAAtagcagttgaagaagccaTTCTAGAACTGGCAAGAGCACCACTTCTGCCACTAGTAGCGCCAGGTCCATGTGTCGACTCTCTACCAGCCGGAACCGACCCCTGTCTGGTCGACGGAGCCGAGTCGGTATTATACGAGGAATACAGACCATTTGATGCCGATGGCGATGCTGGTGCTAGAAGTCCTTCTTCCTCGAGTTTCTTAATATCGTCGTTCAGTTTCTTGACCTGTTtggaaataatataa
- the YNG2 gene encoding histone acetyltransferase YNG2, producing the protein MKFYETRKRIQQRDNQIHKFIRANGSLADNPKEAAAYPKIRADFEKAMGIQQAKCDLANTGLYIISKQVKKLNDDIKKLEEEGLLAPASPSASNGLYSSYNTDSAPSTRQGSVPAGRESTHGPGATSGRSGALASSRMASSTAITAGISGSDRKRGSPAPGASRSSTPMASARPSKRQRLAMVAMDDDLSTAASSPNGVSVKHTSNRPLGASSAAVMNSANGLGVPMSGGVGSHNGGLTSAVREEEEVLYCTCQQVSFGNMVACDNPDCQYEWFHYDCVGLKEPPSGTWYCPTCTKERKEARDAGPDFKDTSSNKRRK; encoded by the coding sequence ATGAAGTTTTATGAGACGAGGAAACGGATTCAACAGCGCGATAACCAGATTCATAAGTTTATTCGGGCAAATGGGTCGTTGGCAGATAATCCGAAAGAGGCAGCGGCGTATCCGAAGATTCGCGCTGATTTCGAGAAGGCCATGGGTATCCAGCAGGCCAAGTGCGATCTCGCCAATACGGGGCtttatattatttccaAACAGGTCAAGAAACTGAACGACGATATTAAGAAACTCGAGGAAGAAGGACTTCTAGCACCAGCATCGCCATCGGCATCAAATGGTCTGTATTCCTCGTATAATACCGACTCGGCTCCGTCGACCAGACAGGGGTCGGTTCCGGCTGGTAGAGAGTCGACACATGGACCTGGCGCTACTAGTGGCAGAAGTGGTGCTCTTGCCAGTTCTAGAAtggcttcttcaactgctaTTACTGCTGGAATATCGGGATCAGACAGGAAACGGGGTTCACCAGCTCCTGGCGCGTCACGGAGTTCCACTCCAATGGCATCAGCTCGGCCATCAAAACGACAACGTCTTGCAATGGTGGCAATGGATGATGATTTATCgacagcagcttcgtctCCAAATGGAGTTTCTGTTAAACATACATCGAACCGACCTCTtggtgcttcttctgctgctgttatgAACAGCGCTAATGGATTAGGTGTCCCGATGTCTGGAGGTGTTGGCAGTCATAATGGCGGTCTAACGAGTGCTGTtcgtgaagaagaagaggttcTTTATTGTACATGTCAACAGGTGTCGTTTGGAAACATGGTTGCCTGTGATAACCCCGACTGTCAGTACGAATGGTTCCACTACGACTGTGTCGGTTTGAAGGAACCGCCTTCCGGTACCTGGTACTGTCCTACCTGTACCAAAGAACGGAAAGAAGCCCGCGATGCCGGTCCCGACTTCAAAGACACCTCGTCCAACAAACGACGCAAGTAA
- the PEP7 gene encoding Pep7p (Adaptor protein involved in vesicle-mediated vacuolar protein sorting; multivalent adaptor protein; facilitates vesicle-mediated vacuolar protein sorting by ensuring high-fidelity vesicle docking and fusion, which are essential for targeting of vesicles to the endosome; required for vacuole inheritance; GO_component: GO:0005737 - cytoplasm [Evidence IDA] [PMID 22842922]; GO_component: GO:0005737 - cytoplasm [Evidence IDA] [PMID 9168472]; GO_component: GO:0010009 - cytoplasmic side of endosome membrane [Evidence IDA] [PMID 9168472]; GO_component: GO:0016020 - membrane [Evidence IEA]; GO_component: GO:0005634 - nucleus [Evidence IDA] [PMID 22842922]; GO_component: GO:0005774 - vacuolar membrane [Evidence IEA]; GO_component: GO:0005773 - vacuole [Evidence IEA]; GO_function: GO:0046872 - metal ion binding [Evidence IEA,IEA]; GO_function: GO:0032266 - phosphatidylinositol-3-phosphate binding [Evidence IDA] [PMID 9702203]; GO_process: GO:0006895 - Golgi to endosome transport [Evidence IMP] [PMID 9168472]; GO_process: GO:0006895 - Golgi to endosome transport [Evidence IGI] [PMID 9335586]; GO_process: GO:0006896 - Golgi to vacuole transport [Evidence IGI,IPI] [PMID 10021387]; GO_process: GO:0000011 - vacuole inheritance [Evidence IMP] [PMID 1493335]; GO_process: GO:0006904 - vesicle docking involved in exocytosis [Evidence IMP] [PMID 9168472]; GO_process: GO:0006906 - vesicle fusion [Evidence IMP] [PMID 9168472]), with product MEISFITSLEVVIVAKVESPFQHVMSRRSRVFGPPGTGVGVKPFATSPLKSSPLATPPVSADGSGSGSNSREDSQNLHLSGVKSPLVGSLLSSPKRVDSPPSSSELSLSESVSSSITSDDTTIVPEPAFDKHARASGGSSLPVSVPGSAPALNDVNGFRDGPSGELGFESVINSGYGLSGADAGAGSGSGSSHGHSGSSNMDIGDQLHDISSLAASGSGFSGLDGDGIKELVVPSSFDLATSSDDVPSLIVTDSGVGSEVGSGTGSAVPDLMCPICGDSMVSLLQLNRHLDDAHSETVTPTENEQLKGWFRKKVEQAKQIQQLQTVTSVFSQSLNLNLFDDSGSDRSVVVGSGTSSGAGVGAGTGSGGNASGSSTPRRNVQDKSEAVTRKHWKNHGTGPAGRDKCSYPTCDKLLVSRNGAIHCRQCGQLFCREHSMYQMKLAPQTARHDPTSGSSVWCRVCQTCYESRPGYNDHSGTVHDLSAYFLQVRQKQVDINELEVNRLEKRLIRLIRALADLGEGLFTYTTSIRRKSIEHHVAVWQNDKDVHNCPICSQKFGYSLRKHHCRVCGQVVCADLGTDCSRDVPISVLSNKLDNGTNQLPRRDDIGIRICRDCKRTIFAKRNFEAEGQADRPDMLKIYDSMAHIKHSIDISLPKFQDMLMKLNDPENPPPHQVLDEAATVRRKLLQSFSQYDSMARKVLTADALRETDKRLQKQIYQVAAQYLQENMLPLKALPRALKHNKAAAAAVASTEVSSSNSSISENMDPSSTSTPVPPTPLLSDDEIQSYREQLIVMEEQKFMVENMISESKTHRRFNEVAPLEENLRDLEQEVSRIKSVLGSYVIT from the coding sequence ATGGAGATCTCGTTTATTACGTCTTTGGAAGTAGTTATTGTTGCCAAAGTTGAGAGTCCGTTCCAGCATGTCATGTCTCGTCGTTCGCGAGTGTTTGGGCCTCCGGGAACGGGTGTGGGTGTAAAGCCGTTTGCTACTTCGCCTTTGAAATCGTCGCCTTTGGCAACTCCACCAGTCAGTGCTGATGGCAGCGGCTCTGGCTCTAACAGTAGGGAGGACAGCCAGAATTTGCATTTGTCAGGAGTCAAGTCTCCCCTGGTGGGTTCGTTACTATCCAGTCCAAAACGTGTGGACTCGCCTCCCAGCAGTAGTGAACTGTCACTTTCCGAATCAGTCAGCTCCAGTATCACTTCAGATGATACTACTATCGTACCGGAGCCGGCTTTTGATAAGCACGCCAGAGCCAGTGGAGGATCCAGCTTGCCAGTGTCGGTTCCTGGAtcagctcctgctttgaATGATGTTAATGGTTTTAGAGATGGACCAAGTGGTGAGCTAGGTTTTGAGTCTGTTATCAACTCGGGATACGGTTTGAgtggtgctgatgctggtgctggttctggtagtggtagcagCCATGGACACAGTGGCTCTTCGAATATGGATATAGGAGACCAGTTGCATGATATTTCCAGTCTGGCTGCTTCAGGATCTGGGTTTTCTGGGTTGGATGGAGATGGTATTAAAGAATTGGTGGTTCCATCGTCGTTTGATTTGGCAACGTCGTCAGATGATGTACCGAGTCTGATAGTGACAGATTCAGGAGTTGGTTCGGAAGTTGGTTCGGGAACTGGTTCAGCAGTCCCGGATCTGATGTGCCCGATTTGTGGTGATTCAATGGTGTCACTGCTTCAGCTGAACAGACATTTGGATGATGCCCACTCCGAGACAGTGACTCCGACCGAGAACGAGCAACTCAAAGGTTGGTTCAGAAAAAAGGTCGAACAGGCTAAACAGATCCAGCAGTTGCAAACTGTCACTTCAGTGTTTAGCCAGTCGctgaatttgaatttgtttgatGACAGTGGAAGCGACAGATCGGTAGTAGTAGGTTCTGGTACCAGTTCTGGCGCTGGAGTTGGAGCTGGGACGGGATCTGGCGGAAATGCAAGTGGTAGTTCGACTCCGAGACGAAATGTTCAAGATAAATCCGAAGCAGTGACTCGAAAACACTGGAAAAATCATGGCACTGGTCCTGCTGGTCGAGACAAATGCTCGTACCCGACCTGTGACAAACTCCTTGTGTCTCGAAATGGTGCTATTCATTGTCGACAATGTGGCCAGTTGTTCTGTCGAGAACACAGCATGTACCAGATGAAACTGGCTCCTCAAACTGCCCGACACGATCCAACCAGCGGATCCAGTGTCTGGTGTCGAGTATGTCAGACTTGTTATGAGTCGCGTCCAGGATATAACGATCATTCGGGCACCGTTCATGACCTGTCGGCATATTTTCTACAAGTTCGACAGAAACAAGTTGATATTAACGAATTAGAAGTGAACCGGCTTGAAAAACGGTTGATAAGACTAATACGAGCTCTGGCTGATCTCGGTGAGGGCTTGTTTACATACACGACCAGCATACGCAGGAAATCGATAGAACATCACGTAGCTGTATGGCAGAATGATAAGGATGTACACAATTGTCCTATTTGCTCTCAAAAGTTTGGCTACTCGTTGCGAAAACATCACTGTCGAGTATGTGGCCAAGTCGTGTGTGCCGACTTGGGTACCGACTGTTCACGAGACGTTCCAATCAGTGTCCTCTCCAATAAGCTGGATAATGGGACGAACCAGCTTCCTCGCCGCGACGATATAGGTATTCGAATATGCCGCGACTGTAAACGAACAATATTTGCCAAACGAAACTTTGAAGCCGAAGGTCAAGCCGACCGGCCTGATATGCTTAAAATCTACGATTCCATGGCTCATATCAAACATTCTATTGATATCAGTCTTCCCAAATTCCAAGATATGTTAATGAAACTCAACGACCCCGAAAATCCCCCTCCCCACCAAGTTCTAGACGAAGCAGCCACTGTACGACGCAAGCTGCTCCAGTCATTTTCACAATACGACAGCATGGCCCGTAAAGTGCTGACTGCCGATGCATTACGAGAAACCGATAAAAGGCTCCAGAAACAAATATACCAGGTAGCTGCCCAGTATCTTCAAGAAAACATGTTACCATTAAAAGCACTTCCACGAGCCCTTAAACACAATAAAGCCGCCgccgctgctgttgcttctaCCGAAgtgagcagcagcaattccAGCATCTCCGAGAACATGGATCCCAGCTCAACTTCGACTCCTGTTCCACCTACACCGCTACTGTCTGATGACGAGATCCAATCGTACCGTGAACAACTCATTGTCATGGAAGAACAGAAGTTCATGGTCGAGAACATGATCTCCGAGTCCAAAACACACCGCAGATTCAACGAAGTTGCTCCTCTCGAGGAAAACCTCCGTGACCTAGAACAAGAAGTCTCGCGAATCAAATCCGTGCTTGGCTCCTACGTCATCACCTAA
- the HEM15 gene encoding ferrochelatase HEM15 (Ferrochelatase; a mitochondrial inner membrane protein, catalyzes the insertion of ferrous iron into protoporphyrin IX, the eighth and final step in the heme biosynthetic pathway; GO_component: GO:0016020 - membrane [Evidence IEA]; GO_component: GO:0005743 - mitochondrial inner membrane [Evidence IEA,IEA]; GO_component: GO:0005743 - mitochondrial inner membrane [Evidence IDA] [PMID 7629135]; GO_component: GO:0005739 - mitochondrion [Evidence IEA]; GO_component: GO:0005739 - mitochondrion [Evidence IDA] [PMID 16823961]; GO_function: GO:0004325 - ferrochelatase activity [Evidence IEA,IEA]; GO_function: GO:0004325 - ferrochelatase activity [Evidence IDA] [PMID 1304908]; GO_function: GO:0004325 - ferrochelatase activity [Evidence IMP] [PMID 2185242]; GO_function: GO:0016829 - lyase activity [Evidence IEA]; GO_process: GO:0006783 - heme biosynthetic process [Evidence IEA,IEA]; GO_process: GO:0006783 - heme biosynthetic process [Evidence IMP] [PMID 7035824]; GO_process: GO:0006779 - porphyrin-containing compound biosynthetic process [Evidence IEA]), translated as MMNMGGPSTIPETHDFLLRLFSDGDLIPLGPFQSWIAKAIAYRRTADIEKKYEEIGGGSPIRKWTSLQASEACKLLDELSPETAPHKPYIAFRYAAPLTDTTYKQLLDDGITRAVAFTQYPQYSYSTTRSSFNELRKVQRELDPNGKITWSFIERWPTHPGLVKTFARHIQDQLNAFDESIRDQVVILFSAHSIPMSVVNQGDPYPAEVAATAFHVMQELKFSNPYRVVWQSQVGPRPWLGAQTAKVVAALEQRESTKGIVVVPVAFTSDHIETLHEIDIELKEEMKRPELLRRAESLNGDPEFIKAIADIAHAHLAESTEKQVESGAAIKPYIMRI; from the coding sequence ATGATGAATATGGGAGGTCCTTCGACGATTCCAGAGACCCATGATTTCTTGTTGCGACTGTTTTCGGATGGCGATTTGATCCCGTTGGGTCCGTTTCAGTCGTGGATCGCCAAGGCTATTGCGTATCGAAGGACAGCAGATATCGAGAAGAAGTATGAGGAGATTGGAGGTGGGTCGCCCATTCGCAAGTGGACGTCGCTGCAGGCTTCTGAGGCTTGTAAACTGCTGGATGAGCTTTCCCCAGAGACAGCTCCTCATAAACCATATATCGCGTTTAGATATGCTGCTCCGTTGACTGATACTACATATAAACAACTGCTGGACGACGGGATCACGAGGGCTGTGGCTTTTACCCAGTATCCGCAATATAGTTACTCGACTACTCGAAGTAGTTTTAATGAGTTGAGGAAAGTTCAGAGGGAACTGGATCCGAATGGCAAGATTACCTGGAGTTTTATTGAACGATGGCCTACACATCCTGGTCTGGTAAAGACATTTGCTCGTCATATCCAGGACCAGCTTAATGCATTTGACGAATCTATTCGTGATCAAGTAGtgattctgttttctgCACACTCGATTCCTATGTCGGTTGTTAATCAGGGTGACCCATATCCAGCCGAGGTCGCTGCTACTGCGTTTCATGTGATGCAGGAACTCAAGTTCTCCAACCCGTACCGAGTAGTCTGGCAGTCTCAAGTGGGTCCTCGGCCTTGGTTAGGTGCTCAGACTGCTAAAGTAGTTGCTGCTCTGGAACAACGTGAGAGTACAAAGGGAATTGTCGTGGTTCCTGTAGCGTTTACATCAGACCATATTGAGACATTGCATGAaattgatattgaactGAAGGAAGAAATGAAGCGTCCCGAACTTTTACGTCGTGCCGAGTCGCTGAATGGAGACCCCGAGTTCATCAAGGCAATTGCCGACATTGCCCACGCCCATCTCGCCGAGTCTACTGAAAAACAGGTCGAGAGCGGTGCCGCCATCAAACCGTACATAATGCGAATCTAA